From Pan troglodytes isolate AG18354 chromosome 1, NHGRI_mPanTro3-v2.0_pri, whole genome shotgun sequence:
ttgacTTAGTATGATTGTTTCTTGAACTTCATCTTTTCAGGTTATTTTGTTGCTGGCCACTTGCAAGATTTATAGGCACTACTGAGGCCTCAGTGCTGAGATTCAGCAACATTATAATCATTATAATTCAaagtttcgttttttttttttttttaaagagatggggtcaaAATGCTGCCCAGGcatgtctggaactcctgggctcaagcaatcatcttgCCTCAGACAGACAAGTAGCTGAACTGTAGGCACATACCACACCTAGCTGTGTTCAGTTTCATGGGCAAGTCAAACTATCTAGTGTTTTGTCTGTACAGACAAGGTCAATGCGACTTTTCCAAGCTTTTATCACTCAATGGTCCTAGAGGCCCTTGTGAGATAGATAGGGTCTTAGAACAAATAACTCATTACAATCCTGGGCAAATACTCTACTGAACTGGTGAACTGAAAATGTTTTGCTAATGGCCCAAATGTCACCTCAAATTTTTTTGCCTAGAGGAGTTACACAACTAGTTTGTATAGTAATTTAGTTATACTAGGCCCTCAAGTCTAATTTGAAACAAAATACTTGGCAAAGCAAAATATAATCTAAGAAATAATTCTGATTTTCTGCTAATAACAGACTTGGTTTAGTAGTCAAAAAACCTGGACACAAGTCTCACTGCCAAGGTGCTGAGTGACTGTATAAATCACATGATTTCTAATTCCAGTTCTCTCAATCTACAAAATTAGAACAAGGATGACTAGCTCATATTAAGTATCCtctaaaccattttaaaaatgcaaaatgctgtTTTAACTGATGGTACTTtcaattgtatctttttttttttttttttttttgagatggagtctcattctgtcacccagactggagtgcagtggcacagtctcggctcactgcaacctacacctcccaggttcaagtggttttcctgcctcagcctcctgagtagctgggactacaggtgcgtgccaccacacctggctaatttttgtatttttaatagagacggggttttactgttgtccaggctggtcttgaactcctgacctcaggtgatccacccaccttggccttccaaagtgctgggattacgggcatgagccaccgcacctggcctaattttatcttttgaagCAATGACTCCTTCGGATCTCTAGGATCCTCCTGATCTTTATGCTTCAGATTGGGATTTATCCTTCAGGAAGCTTTCTCTGAACACTTCTAATTAGACGGGGAGGGGTACTTTGTCTGTGTCACACCTATCCCCCCCAACTCGTGTTGTTTCATAGCACTTAATCACACTGTGCATTGTCTGTGGGTTCCTGGATGCAGGGACGCCTCTAATCCATTTTAGCAGTCCATTGGTATCTGTCTATCTCTTCCAGATAGAAGAAGGCATCAAACACAGTTCACTGATGACAATTTATTATAATCTGTTAGTAGCACACAGACAAATGTTAGTTAAACCAGAACCATGTCTACACAGAAGTGGGCAATGACATGTGCCATTCTATGGGGAACTGTGTGCACTTAATCATCGTGTTTTAGCATTTTGATCTTCTGCTTATGCCGCTCAATTTCTTTCTGCAGACGCTCAATCTCCTTCTTATGATGAACGATTTCTTCTTCATGGTGTTTTTTCAAAGCTGCCAGTTGTTCTCTACTCTGTGCTCTACAAGGACACGGTGGCTCAGGGTTTAATTTCAACCCTTCACCCCAAAGAGATCTCAAAGCATAACCCGTAATGTCTAAGCAAGGAATAGGAGTCCCAATTCCATGGGAGTCTAGCTGGTCATCCTCTTCTACTCCTCAACTAGTGAAAGAATACCCCATCTTAAATTGAGGTGTAGCCATCTTAAGAAGACCAAAGAGCTTATTGCTTTCAGATTcctctttaaaatagaaaactcCAGAGAGATGTGACACAAGTCCCTAATACCTTATGAGGGGAACAACCCAGGGAACTTGACTCCCCtttagggaaaagaaaaggaacaaaatgagGAAGACAGACAAAGGGGTGTAGCTAAAAGGCAAATATCCATTTCCTATTCCAATCTGTCTAGAGCTTTCTTTGCCTATAGAAATGAATGGCCCACTGTAAGGCCAATAAAGGGTCTCTTGCATGCGCAGTACTTGGCAGTTCAATTTAGGTTCCAAGAAGGGACTGGATTACAATGTTGGTTTGGTCACAtttaggcctcagttttcctTAACTACAAAATGTAGGGGCTCAATTAGATAGTCTCTAACGGCTGTACCTTGGCTCTCTATACGGTATGGCAGGTGTCATGGTGATAATTCTCAACAGAAGGCAGAAGTGAAAGGCCAAAGGACAAGCAAAAGCAAGATTAATTCCTCACTGCTCTCCAGAGTGGACAGAAGTCAGTTAAAGATAACTCAGGGCTGGCAAAGGGAGGCCCAGCCCACTCCATACTCCTAAGCAGGAGAGGGAAATCTACAGGTCTAGGCTGGGCTGAGTAGGGCAAAAGCCTTTAGAAGATGGTGTCCAACCATAAGTAGCTCCCATGACCAGCTCCCATCATCCTCACCCTTGCGGAGTCAGGGGTCTAGAAACACCTGAGAAGCCTGAATGCATGCAGGCTTGCAAAGCTAAGGCGTGCTGGCGAGGAAGGAGAGCGTAGAGGGGGTGACAGGTGGGTAAGGGCCGAGGGAGTCAGGCTGGGAGGCAAACGTTGGACGGTCGGATCTAGACACTGTGCGAAGAATCTGGGGGTGTTTCGCACGACCTGAGGAGAACTCCACGCGGGAGATGGTAATGATGAAGGAGGAGTTGAGCCGTGGGTTGTTTTGGAGACCCGCCGGTGGAAATGGTTTGGGGGCCTGAAACTGTTGTGCAGGGAACTGGGAGTGCCCTATACGTGGCAACGGTCGGGACATCAAGGGTTAGGGTATACTGGATTGGGGCCCGGGAGTTCTGTTGGGGGATGGGGCGCCCAAGGCACCAGGTAGGAACGGGTGGGGCGATTGGCAGTTTAAGGATTGGAAGGCCCTTGGGAGATCTAGGGCTGGACTTGGGACCCGGTGAGCCTCACCGGAAATATCGTTCCTCTTCAGCCTGCTCTCTCTTTCCGAAGGCCCCACCGGCTTCCCGGATGGAGCCCGCGCCCCGGTCGACATTCTCGGACTGCAGAGAGA
This genomic window contains:
- the ATP5IF1 gene encoding ATPase inhibitor, mitochondrial; the encoded protein is MAVTALAARTWLGVWGVRTMQARGFGSDQSENVDRGAGSIREAGGAFGKREQAEEERYFRAQSREQLAALKKHHEEEIVHHKKEIERLQKEIERHKQKIKMLKHDD